One genomic region from Apodemus sylvaticus chromosome 1, mApoSyl1.1, whole genome shotgun sequence encodes:
- the Rtn3 gene encoding reticulon-3 isoform X1: MSYQQKDPKLLTRRRVWILPVHDLIFWRDVKKTGLVFGTTLIMLLSLAAFSVISVVSYLILALLSVTISFRVYKSVIQAVQKSEEGHPFKAYLDVDITLSSEAFHNYMNAAMVHVNKALKLIIRLFLVEDLVDSLKLAVFMWLMTYVGAVFNGITLLILAELLVFSVPIVYEKYKTQIDHYVGIARDQSKSIVEKIQAKLPGIAKKKAE; this comes from the exons ATGTCCTACCAGCAGAAAGACCCAAAGTTATTGACCAGAAGACGAGTATGGATCCTGCCAG TGCACGACCTGATTTTCTGGCGAGATGTGAAGAAGACTGGGCTCGTCTTCGGCACCACACTGATCATGCTGCTCTCTCTGGCAGCCTTCAGTGTTATCAGTGTGGTCTCTTACCTCATCCTGGCTCTTCTCTCTGTCACCATCAGCTTCAGAGTCTATAAGTCTGTCATTCAAGCtgtacagaagtcagaagaaggacATCCATTCAA GGCCTACTTGGATGTGGACATTACACTGTCTTCAGAAGCTTTCCACAACTACATGAATGCCGCAATGGTGCATGTCAACAAGGCCCTCAAACTCATTATTCGTCTTTTTCTGGTAGAAGATTTGGTTGACTCCTTGAAG CTGGCTGTCTTCATGTGGCTGATGACCTACGTTGGTGCTGTTTTTAATGGAATTACTCTTCTGATTCTCG CCGAGCTGCTTGTTTTCAGCGTCCCAATTGTCTATGAGAAGTATAAG acGCAGATTGACCACTATGTTGGAATTGCCCGGGATCAGAGCAAGTCAATTGTTGAAAA GATCCAAGCAAAGCTTCCTGGAATTGCCAAAAAAAAGGCAGAATAa